The following coding sequences lie in one Arachis hypogaea cultivar Tifrunner chromosome 9, arahy.Tifrunner.gnm2.J5K5, whole genome shotgun sequence genomic window:
- the LOC112711724 gene encoding 3-ketoacyl-CoA synthase 5 has protein sequence MIMEPISKLSHDPLLSELLFSKLSHFLWSCILLLVASSELFLLFQNSEPMFHFVLLCFLLLCLLLKHILSRSSPVYLVDFSCLKPPGSCRVPFAAFLENASMFEVFDDESLAFMAKVLQTSGQSEETSLPPSLHYIPPKTDQNEALREVHMVLFPILDDLFAKTNVSPLDIDILIVNCSGFCPSPSLASIVINKYSMRSDIKSFNISGMGCSASALCIDMAQNLLRVHKNSNAIVLSTEILSTGWYSGNEKSKLVINCLFRMGSAAILLSNKKEARKHAKYKVLRTLRTQRAFEDKAYVSAIREEDSEGKLGVTLKRDLLQVAGETLRSNITILGSEILPLSEKFRYFASLMKKRFLLTKSEGIYVPNFKTVIQHFCMPCSGRSVIMEVGKGLKLGEREMEPALMTLHRFGNQSSSSLWYELAYLEAKERVHKGDRIWQLGMGSGPKCNSVLLQCVRPIIAESNKGPWADCIHRYPIWVNDSSTP, from the coding sequence ATGATAATGGAACCTATTTCCAAGCTAAGCCATGATCCTCTCTTATCAGAGCTTCTCTTCTCAAAACTCTCACACTTCCTTTGGTCTTGTATTCTCCTTCTTGTTGCATCTTCTGAACTGTTCTTACTCTTCCAAAACTCAGAACCAATGTTCCATTTTGTTCTTCTATGCTTCCTCCTTCTCTGTCTCCTTCTAAAGCACATTCTCTCAAGGTCTTCTCCTGTTTACCTTGTTGACTTCTCATGTCTTAAACCGCCGGGATCTTGCAGGGTGCCATTTGCGGCATTCCTTGAAAACGCTTCCATGTTTGAAGTCTTTGACGATGAAAGCTTAGCTTTCATGGCCAAAGTTCTTCAAACTTCTGGTCAAAGCGAAGAGACTTCCCTCCCTCCTTCACTGCACTACATTCCTCCGAAAACAGACCAAAATGAAGCCTTAAGAGAGGTTCACATGGTTCTCTTCCCCATCCTTGACGACCTCTTTGCAAAAACCAATGTTTCACCCCTTGACATAGACATACTCATAGTTAACTGCAGTGGCTTTTGTCCCTCTCCTTCTCTGGCCTCCATTGTCATCAACAAATACTCCATGAGAAGTGACATCAAGAGCTTCAACATCTCCGGCATGGGGTGCAGTGCAAGTGCACTATGCATAGACATGGCACAGAATCTTCTGAGAGTTCACAAGAACTCAAACGCCATTGTTCTCAGCACAGAGATTCTCTCAACAGGTTGGTATTCAGGGAACGAAAAGTCAAAGTTGGTCATCAACTGCCTCTTCAGGATGGGAAGCGCCGCCATTCTTCTCTCGAAcaagaaagaagcaagaaagcacGCAAAATACAAGGTGCTTAGGACGCTAAGAACACAAAGAGCCTTCGAAGATAAAGCTTATGTTTCTGCCATAAGAGAAGAAGATTCAGAAGGGAAGCTGGGAGTTACCCTGAAGAGGGACTTGCTTCAAGTAGCCGGTGAAACCCTTCGTTCAAACATCACGATTCTTGGCTCTGAGATCTTGCCTTTGTCTGAGAAGTTTCGGTATTTTGCTTCCCTGATGAAGAAGAGGTTCTTGTTGACAAAGTCTGAAGGGATCTACGTTCCGAACTTCAAGACAGTGATACAGCATTTCTGCATGCCGTGTTCGGGGAGGTCAGTAATCATGGAAGTGGGGAAAGGCTTGAAGCTTGGGGAGAGAGAGATGGAACCGGCATTGATGACTCTTCACAGGTTCGGGAACCAGTCTTCTTCATCTCTCTGGTACGAACTTGCTTACTTGGAAGCCAAGGAACGGGTTCACAAAGGTGACAGAATATGGCAACTCGGTATGGGTAGTGGGCCCAAATGCAACAGTGTTCTCCTCCAATGTGTCAGGCCCATCATTGCTGAGTCCAACAAGGGCCCATGGGCTGACTGCATCCATCGATACCCCATATGGGTTAATGATTCTTCAACACCTTAG